The nucleotide window ATTTTTTCGTATTCTTTGCGGATGCGCTTGACCAACTCGACATTGGCCGCGTGCCCGGAACGCGCCGCCTGAATATGAGCCTTGAGCCGCACGCCCAACAAGGCGAGATCGCCGAGCAAATCGAGCGCTTTGTGCCGCACCGGTTCGTTCTTGAAGCGAAAATGCTGCTCGCCGTTGAGAATACCGTTGTTTTCCAGCCGCAGGTTGCCGGAGACGCCGAACATTTCCTTCAAACGCCCGATCTCGTTCGGCTCGACTTGACGGTCGACAATCACAATCGCATTGTCAAGATTGCCGCCTTTGATCAGACCCCGCTGATACAGCGCTTCGACTTCCGAGAGAAAGCAAAACGTGCGCGCCGGCGCAAATTCTTTTTCAAACTCTTCTTGCACGGAATACATCGCCGTATACTGCGTGCCGAGCGCGGGGTTTTTGTAATCGATCAAAAACGTGATGCGAAATTCATCCGAGGGAAAAACCACGATATCGACGCCGCGCTTGTCATCGGAATAGGAAATCGTTTTTTCGATCACCAGATAATCGCGCGGTGAATCCTGCTCGATGACGCCGGCCTGTTTGAGCGCCTGCACGAACGGCAACGCGCTGCCGTCAAAGACCGGCGGCTCGTTGCTGTCCAGCTCGATCACGATATTGTCAATCATCATGCCGACAATCGCTGCCAGCACATGCTCGACGGTATGCACCACCACCGAGTTTTTGCCGATGGTCGTTCCGCGAGAAATATCGATGACATTATCAATATCCGCTTTGATTTCCGGCTTGCCCGGCAGATCGGCGCGGCGAAAATAAATGCCGGTATTGGGCGCCGCCGGATGAAACGTCATGTTCGAATTATTGCCCGTGTGTAATCCCACCCCTGAAATGGTCACTGCTTTTGCAATCGTACGCTGTTTTTCGAGTATCAACTCTCCCTCGCCGTTTCTTAATCGCAGAAATGGTGATTAAAAAATGTTGCCTCATTCTACCGGGGCCGATTCAAACTCTTGATCACGAAACACGCGAAAAATTCATTTGAGGCATTTCTTGTGTCTTGTTGGTTTCGCGGCAGAATTTTCAATGTGTCTAAGTAGAACTGATCATTGCTTGCCACGCGCAAACGGGCTTCAGAAAGGCCTCTTCCCCATGGCCGCCTCGGAACTCTATTGCCCAACAGCAAGCCCGCCCAATGTCAAAGTTTGCATCTTCAGCCCGCCATTTCTTCTTTTGGAGAATCTTCGGATAATTGAAGCTTGCCATCCGCGGCCAGCAAGCGCTCAAGCGCCTTGACGCGTTTCAACAATTCCGGCAACCGCCGAATCGCAGCTTCTTCACGCCGCGCTTGCGCATGATCGCGCGCCGGGTAGCCGGAGACCACGGTATTCGCCGGAATCGATTTGGTCACTCCGGCTTGCG belongs to Cytophagia bacterium CHB2 and includes:
- a CDS encoding bifunctional UDP-3-O-[3-hydroxymyristoyl] N-acetylglucosamine deacetylase/3-hydroxyacyl-ACP dehydratase; amino-acid sequence: MLEKQRTIAKAVTISGVGLHTGNNSNMTFHPAAPNTGIYFRRADLPGKPEIKADIDNVIDISRGTTIGKNSVVVHTVEHVLAAIVGMMIDNIVIELDSNEPPVFDGSALPFVQALKQAGVIEQDSPRDYLVIEKTISYSDDKRGVDIVVFPSDEFRITFLIDYKNPALGTQYTAMYSVQEEFEKEFAPARTFCFLSEVEALYQRGLIKGGNLDNAIVIVDRQVEPNEIGRLKEMFGVSGNLRLENNGILNGEQHFRFKNEPVRHKALDLLGDLALLGVRLKAHIQAARSGHAANVELVKRIRKEYEKIQITSKYQGKLSGNYVFDAQAIQRILPHRYPFVLVDRIIDLAPRERVVGLKNVTINEPFFQGHFPGHPIMPGVLILEAMAQVGGILLLNTQNNPEDKLVYFTGLDKVKFRKPVRPGDQLILELELLKLRQSMCKMAGKAYVANELVCEAELSAAVVNRN